In one Silene latifolia isolate original U9 population chromosome 10, ASM4854445v1, whole genome shotgun sequence genomic region, the following are encoded:
- the LOC141608756 gene encoding uncharacterized protein LOC141608756, with amino-acid sequence MNKEPTQRKQSLSPATRRELAVAAGERRRQRCKGEQWIEFRSFRSLYCILFSQILILKRRVALAYCLRGGLMLGLPFRFWIFVLDSASVLSKRWFDAWSSIPVLDFRPRYFQKYGEYPYAYDSDTGERFVEFINKTMERYFKRKYRITKMYLEIPKVDGKIETLVDKWIMIAVQNQVQILEIHDLGIFDYTLPEILFRAKSLKYLNCSSVGLPFYATMDLISLEYLNLMSETTLDEDMLQRIISSCPLVVLDITYDNYLKKISIPWMKKVNVEVESRGSGTMQSNLQESPLQKFVYNGLSPSDEISWPWNINVAALKNLRKLEFDCVPITDDIVSELSYGLVVLESLIITECFMLKCINISSSSLKQLRISVSVGLEKAIIDSPKLLEFFCCCEVVTSLSLVQALDHCNAQFCTSNLYSVTTGWLVKLKNFFVEANFFKSLAIELCSATKIEFEHDQLMNAGTGVPYKLGELKLCGTSSWTPTKSSLVAFLNGLFWCCHPDVLSLTTNLQDSTAKLILSILTEKVQHWKDPLKSIEIDGIEYPRVFSHSPELEIRIRLSW; translated from the exons ATGAACAAAGAACCGACCCAAAGAAAGCAGAGCCTCTCGCCGGCGACCAGAAGAGAATTAGCTGTGGCCGCCGGCGAGAGGAGGAGG CAAAGATGCAAGGGGGAACAGTGGATAGAATTTCGGAGCTTCCGGAGTTTATACTGCATACTATTCTCTCAAATCTTGATACTAAAGAGGCGTGTCGCGCTAGCGTATTGTCTAAGAGGTGGTTTGATGCTTGGTCTTCCATTCCGGTTTTGGATTTTCGTCCTCGATAGCGCTAGCGTATTGTCTAAGAGGTGGTTTGATGCTTGGTCTTCCATTCCGGTTTTGGATTTTCGTCCTCGATATTTTCAGAAATATGGGGAGTATCCTTACGCGTATGACAGTGATACAGGGGAACGTTTTGTGGAGTTCATCAATAAGACCATGGAAAGATATTTTAAACGGAAGTATAGAATAACAAAGATGTACCTTGAGATTCCTAAGGTTGATGGAAAGATAGAAACTTTGGTTGACAAATGGATAATGATTGCGGTCCAAAACCAAGTCCAGATATTGGAAATCCATGACCTTGGTATCTTTGATTATACGTTGCCTGAAATTCTATTTCGTGCAAAATCGTTGAAATATTTAAATTGTTCAAGCGTTGGACTGCCATTTTATGCAACTATGGACCTCATCTCACTCGAATATCTGAATTTAATGTCGGAAACGACTCTTGATGAGGATATGCTTCAAAGAATTATTTCTTCTTGCCCCTTGGTTGTATTAGATATTACATATGACAACTACCTTAAAAAAATTTCAATTCCCTGGATGAAAAAGGTTAATGTAGAAGTTGAAAGTCGTGGTAGTGGAACAATGCAATCCAACCTCCAAGAATCTCCGCTTCAAAAGTTTGTTTATAATGGTCTGTCTCCGAGTGACGAAATTTCGTGGCCATGGAACATAAATGTGGCTGCATTGAAAAACTTGAGAAAGCTAGAGTTTGATTGTGTTCCTATTACAGATGATATTGTTTCAGAGCTGTCATATGGGCTTGTGGTGTTAGAAAGTTTAATAATTACGGAATGTTTTATGCTAAAATGCATTAACATCTCAAGCAGTTCACTTAAGCAACTTCGAATTTCAGTTAGCGTGGGGTTAGAGAAGGCTATAATTGACTCCCCTAAATTGCTAGAGTTTTTTTGCTGCTGTGAAGTAGTGACCTCCCTGTCGTTGGTTCAAGCGCTAGATCACTGTAATGCTCAATTCTGTACATCGAATCTGTATTCCGTGACCACTGGTTGGCTTGTTAAGCTAAAGAATTTTTTTGTAGAAGCAAACTTCTTCAAATCTTTAGCGATTGAGTTGTGTAGCGCTACTAAG ATTGAGTTCGAACACGACCAACTGATGAATGCCGGTACTGGCGTACCGTACAAACTCGGGGAGTTAAAGCTGTGTGGAACAAGTTCTTGGACTCCTACAAAATCTTCACTTGTGGCCTTTCTGAACGGACTGTTTTGGTGTTGCCACCCCGATGTGCTGTCATTGACAACCAATTTACAGGATTCAACAGCTAAG TTGATCTTGAGCATCCTTACAGAGAAAGTGCAGCACTGGAAGGATCCCTTGAAAAGCATTGAAATTGACGGCATTGAATATCCTCGAGTATTTTCACATTCACCTGAGCTTGAGATCAGGATCAGGTTGTCTTGGTAG
- the LOC141608757 gene encoding uncharacterized protein LOC141608757 codes for MKTSSTFSSASAAGFLNYFVLFHGGDKLSDEETYLLKASSQVENPFSQIQALKDLGNSFFRQSQFDQTGGCYDTACRFLSSTLKGKIEFDFNTSFSLAVSLCLNLAACATKLQGFEEALIYCSLVLQFFPRHAKALFRKAVALKKLNRFPEARSVLEEARLAEPHNKDIIQNRADVSRR; via the coding sequence ATGAAGACGTCTTCAACCTTTTCTTCTGCTTCTGCCGCCGGTTTTCTTAATTACTTTGTTTTATTTCACGGCGGCGATAAGTTGTCCGATGAGGAAACTTATTTACTGAAAGCTTCTTCTCAAGTTGAAAACCCTTTTTCTCAAATTCAAGCGCTTAAGGATTTAGGCAATAGTTTTTTTCGACAATCTCAGTTTGATCAGACGGGTGGTTGTTACGACACCGCGTGTCGTTTTCTCAGTTCGACTCTCAAGGGTAAAATTGAGTTTGATTTCAACACGAGTTTTTCTTTAGCTGTTTCTTTGTGTTTAAACTTGGCCGCGTGTGCTACTAAACTCCAAGGTTTTGAGGAAGCTTTGATCTATTGTTCTTTGGTTTTACAATTTTTTCCTCGTCATGCTAAAGCTCTTTTTCGTAAGGCCGTGGCCCTTAAGAAGCTGAATAGGTTTCCTGAAGCTCGTTCTGTTTTGGAAGAGGCGCGCTTGGCTGAACCTCATAATAAGGATATTATTCAGAACCGCGCGGATGTTAGTCGACGCTAG
- the LOC141609461 gene encoding uncharacterized protein LOC141609461 has translation MVAPLDTTEVHVPPLRRRTPVVMHHPRLVLASAMREQTSQMCPDLSACCVPIASPEAPLDSEHCSPFVDSLTDSAVSQNSSPTDSKSHNLRFSNKRRPHTSLYLSSQDYENLLHGTNLGFYHPRSMSFMRVRPLTSKTIQTGTPHEVIHGTAEVPTSSPPPEIPFTPFDIEQPECVELVTEEVILQVDKKTRLNSFTPSPTMTSLVHYKFAAVRNYSLGKEKINVSCRTKVRKARVSSVSKESSLTSAKLSPSFCRYHNITTTTTSLKRKEAHLIEFATYYHPPFKKRRLFSSLLSPCYVSTVSWVSSGFGVAYTPSFVI, from the exons ATGGTTGCTCCTTTGGATACCACCGAAGTTCATGTTCCTCCTCTTCGACGACGTACACCGGTAGTAATGCATCATCCCCGTTTGGTTCTCGCTAGTGCAATGAGGGAACAAACGTCACAAATGTGTCCCGACTTGTCTGCTTGTTGTGTCCCCATAGCCTCACCAGAGGCGCCTTTGGATTCCGAGCATTGTAGTCCATTTGTGGACTCTCTGACTGATTCTGCGGTCAGTCAAAATTCCTCCCCAACTGACTCAAAATCGCATAATCTTCGCTTCTCCAACAAGAGGCGACCTCATacat CACTATATTTATCAAGTCAAGATTATGAAAATTTGTTACATGGTACAAACTTGGGTTTCTACCACCCACGATCCATGTCTTTCATGAGGGTTCGTCCCCTCACCTCTAAAACTATCCagacgggaactccccatgaGGTTATTCATGGGACAGCAGAAGTTCCCACCTCTTCTCCTCCACCGGAGATTCCTTTTACACCCTTTGATATTGAACAACCTGAATGTGTTGAGTTGGTTACGGAGGAGGTAATTTTACAGGTTGATAAGAAGACGCGTCTTAATTCGTTTACTCCATCTCCTACTATGACCTCGTTGGTCCACTATAAGTTTGCTGCTGTCAGGAATTACTCTCTTGGCAAAGAGAAAATCAATGTGTCTTGCCGCACTAAAGTCCGAAAGGCTCGTGTTTCTAGTGTTTCGAAGGAATCCTCACTGACTTCTGCCAAGCTTTCACCTTCTTTTTGCAGGTACCACaacattactactactactacgagTTTGAAGCGGAAGGAAGCCCACTTAATCGAGTTTGCCACTTACTACCATCCGCCGTTCAAGAAAAGACGTCTTTTTTCTTCACTTCTAAGTCCGTGTTATGTTTCTACTGTTAGTTGGGTTTCGAGTGGTTTTGGGGTGGCTTATACCCCTTCTTTTGTAATTTAA